A window of Pararhodobacter sp. genomic DNA:
AACAGCAAGACAAAGGCCAGAACGAACGTGGTGATTGAAAACACCATGATCCCGCCCATCAGCACCAAAATCCGTGACCGAAACCCATGCAAGGCACAGATGAAACCGGTCAACATCCACAAGGACACGACGATTGACACCATCGTCACGGGAAAACCGAGCATCGGGATCACGACGATTACCGCAAGTTGCCCGATCAACATGATGACGGTGACGGCTTGCAACCACCCCATCAGCAACAAGGCATCGGCAAACGATCCGGTTCCGCCAAATCCACGCCCGACATAGGCCACCAAGCAGACCACCAGCACATTCAGCGCTGCCTGCCCCGCCGCGAACGACCACGGCGACGGCATCTTATCGGCCTCGCCGGTCAGGATCGGCAGCACATAGATCAGCACAACCGACACCAGAATCGCGGCCATCAGCAGCATCCACCGCAGTTGCAGGCTCGGTCGCAGCGCGATGATCGCGCGGCCACCGGCGATCGGGTCAGCGACCGACAAGCGCAGCAGTGCAACAAGGCTCATGTTCTGTATCATTGCGCCCCTCTAGCCCCGCGCAAGCGCCGCTTCAAGGGCAACCCGCAGACCGGCAACCAGCACCATCAGGAAGACGGCAAAAATGACAATCCCGGTCGCCAGGGCTTGCGGGCCTTGACCAATGATCCCGGTGACCAATCCCTGCAACAGCGACAAAGGACTGACAACCAGCAACGCCCAGAACAACGCGAGGCGTATGTCAAACCCGTCAACTTTGGCGACGAACACGCGCAAGAGCAGCGTGAGCACGCCAGCGATGCCATAGAACACCAAGGGCGCGATGAACATGACGCCAAACAGCGCGCCGCTCATGCGCGCCTCGAAGGGTTGAGATTCGTCCAACTGCGCCGAACGCGCAATCCCCGGCCACTGCGCGACAAAGAACAGCGCGCAGGCCAGCATCAGATACACAAGGATTCGCGCCTCGCGACGCGACCCTTGATTGAGCCCGCGCACCACCGCGCGCGGGGTGCGGTAACTGCGCAGCATGTCAGAGGTAACCGACACCGCCTCAGTCGCTATGCCGTTCCAGCCAACCTTGCAGGCGCACCCGCATATCGTCGGCCAGATCGTCGCGGGCAATTTCGTCCAGCGCCTGACTGAGGAACGACAGGATCAGCAAGTGTTTGGCCTCGGCCTCCGATACGCCGCGCGCCCGAAGATAGAACAACTGATCAGGGTTGATCTCGCCCGAGGTCGAACCGTGCGAGCATTTCACATCGTCAGCGTAGATCTCCAGCTCGGGTTTGGCCAGAAACTGACACCGCTCATCCATCAGCAATGACTGGCTGATCTGATAGCCATCCGTCAATTGCGCGGCCCGCTCGACCATGATCTTGCCCTGAAACACGCCGATTGCGCCGTTGTGCAGGACTTTCTTGAACACTTGGCGACTTTCGCAATTGGGGGCCGAGTGGGTCACATACACCGTATCGTCATGGTGAAATGCACCGTCGCCCATCGCCGCCCCGGCGATATGGGCCGAGGCATCGGCGCCGTGCATCCAGATCATGGCCTCGTTGCGCACCAACGCGCCATTGACCGAAAGCGTGAAGGATTTCAAATTCGATGCCGTACCCAAACGCGCGAAAATATGGGTCGTGGCGACACGTTCATGGTCGCGGCCCATGGTGCGGACGTGATGCAGCGTCCCACCGTCGCCAATCTCGGCTTCCATCACGATCGAGGATCGCGCCGCACCCGGTCCGCTTTCCAGCAATGTCATTTCCGCGCCGGACTCGACGCGAATGACATGGTGCAAAACCATCTCGGCGCCGGGATCGCGACGCAAATACACCAACGAAACCGGCCGTTCAACGCGCCGCGTCGCGCGGATCAAGACCCCGTCACTCGCCATTGCCGAATTCAGCGCCGCCAAGGGGCGCGCAACCGGGTTGTGGCCCTCGGACTCAAGCACGCCATAAAGCTCTTGCGACCAGTGGATATCGGTTTGACCGACTTCGGCCAGACGGCTGATTTCCAACCCTTCGCTGGCGAAATCGTCTGATGCGTCGGCATCGAAAACCCCGTCAACAAAGACCAATTGCAGCCGATCAATCGCCCCGAAGACGGCGGGCTCATCGGAGGCATCGAAAACCTTTGCCGACGGTGCCGGCGAGGTGAGCAGCCGTGCAGGATCCGTATAGCGCCAGTATTCGTCGCGCTTTTCCGGCAATCCCATGCCTTTCAGCCGCGCCATCGCGCCTTCGCGGGCGCGCCTCAACCACGCTGCCGAAGTGGGCATTTGCAAAGGTGCCAATGCCGCCTCTGTCGCCACCAACCGCGCGGCAAACCTTGCCGCACGGGGGCTGTGTGCAACCGCGGTGTTCATGCCTCTACCTCAGCCAAGATGCCCGCATAGCCATTGGTTTCCACCTCCAGCGCCAGCTCAGGCCCGCCCGATTTGATGATCCGACCGTCGGCCAGAATATGAACGACATCCGGTTTGATATGATCGAGCAACCGCTGATAATGGGTGATCACCAGAAAGGCGCGTCCTTCCGAGCGCAGCGCATTCACGCCATCCGCAACCAGCTTCATGGCGTCCACGTCGAGGCCCGAGTCCGTCTCATCGAGGATGCACATCCGCGGTTCCAACATCGCCATTTGCAGGATCTCGTTGCGCTTTTTCTCACCACCCGAGAAGCCAACATTGACCGGCCGCTTCAGCATGTCCGCGTCAATGTTCAATTCCTTGGCCTTGGCGCGGACCTGCTTCAGAAACTCACCCGCCGACAACTCCGGCTCACCTCGCGCTTTGCGCTGCGCGTTCACCGCGGTGCGCAAAAAGGTCATGTTACCCACCCCGGGAATTTCGACCGGATATTGGAACGCCAGGAACAGGCCAGCGGCGGCACGCTCTTCGGGGGCCATGTCCAACAGGTTTTCGCCGTCCAAGGTCGCCGAACCGCTCATGACTTCGTAGCCATCCTTGCCCGACAGAACATAGGACAGCGTCGATTTGCCCGATCCGTTCGGCCCCATGATCGCATGGACGCTGCCGGCCTCGATATTCAATGTCAGACCTTTGAGGATGGCTTTATCTTCATTCTCAAGTTCGACGTGCAAGTTGTTGATGTTCAACATGATCATATTCCGTTTTCGCGTTCATTTCCGCATGATTGATTTGGCAGAGAGATGGCTTAGTATGACAGCCGCAATGGCCACAAAAGCCGCCATGCCACGCCCCCCCGGGTACCAAATCGGATAGGTCAAGGACATCATCAGAACCACACCGATCGCCACCAAAAGCACATACCGAGGTCTGGGTTCGCCGGCGCTTAGCAGCCATTTCCAGTTCATATATTCGTCCCCTTCAGCCCGAATTCGCCGTATTGCCCGAGATGGATGTACCGTCGATGGACTCTGATATCGCTTTATTTTTCATTGCGAACTTTTCATTTTTCGGCGCGCGGACCACAACACAAAGATGATTGTCATAATGACCGAAACACCAAGTCGTTCGGCCCAGCGGACAGGGTCTTGCCAGACGACCATGTCCATGAAGACGCCGACAACGATAAAAACCGCAAAGAAGATCGGCGCGAGGCGGGCTTCAGATTTGACGAAATCCCAATACGTCACCCGACCGATCCTTCGAGAGAAATGGCAACAAGCGCCTGAGCTTCCATGGCAAATTCCATCGGCAGGGCCTGCAACACATCGCGGCAGAATCCATTGACCACCAATGCCACGGCTTCCTCTTCGTCCATGCCGCGCTGGCGGCAGTAAAACAGTTGGTCGTCGTCCACTTTCGAGGTTGTCGCTTCATGCTCCACGCGGCTCGATGCGTTACGCACCTCGATGTATGGCACGGTGTGCGCGCCACAAAGATCGCCGATCAGCAGACTGTCGCATTGCGTATAGTTGCGCGAATTCAAGGCCTTGGGATGCATACTAACTAGACCACGATACGTATTCTGCGCGTGTCCCGCGGAAATCCCCTTGGACACGATCCGCGACTTGGAGTTCTTGCCCAGATGGATCATCTTGGTGCCGGTATCGGCCTGCTGCCAGTTGTTGGTGATCGCGATCGAGTAGAATTCACCCGAGGTATCATCACCGCGCAAAATGCAGGACGGGTATTTCCAGGTGATCGCCGAACCGGTTTCGACCTGCGTCCACATCACTTTCGCGCGGTCCTCGCGGCAGTCGGCACGTTTGGTCACGAAGTTGTAAATGCCGCCCTTGCCCTCTTCGTCGCCCGGATACCAGTTCTGAACCGTCGAGTATTTGACCTCGGCATCCTCCAGAATCACGATCTCGACCACGGCCGCATGAAGCTGCGTCGTGTCGCGCTTGGGGGCCGTACATCCCTCGAGATAGGAGACATACGCGCCCTTTTCGGCGATGATCAGCGTGCGTTCGAACTGGCCGGTATTTTCGGCGTTGATCCGGAAATAGGTGCTCAGCTCCATCGGGCAGCGCACCCCCTCGGGGACGTACACAAAGGAACCATCGGTGAAAACCGCGCAGTTCAAGGTTGCGAAATAATTGTCTGACATTGGCACAACCGTGCCAAGGTATTTCCTCACCAAGTCCGGATATTCCCGCACCGCTTCGGTGATCGAACAGAAGATCACACCGGCCTTTTTAAGCTCATCCTTGAACGTCGTGCCAACACTGACCGAGTCAAACACGGCATCCACGGCGACTTTACGCGGCAGTTCCGCACCTTCAACACCCGCCAGAACTGCTTGTTCCTGCAAGGGAATCCCAAGTTTGGCATAAGTCGCCAACAGCTTTGGATCGACGTCATCCAGCGACTTGGGTTTTTCCATCATGCTCTTGGGTTTGGCGTAGTAATACTGGTCCTGATAATCGATTTCAGGGATTTCCAGCATCGCCCAGTCGGGGGATTCCATCTCTAGCCAGCGACGATACGCCTGCAAGCGCCACTCGGTCATCCACTCGGGCTCGCCATTCTTGGCGGAAATCAAGCGCACGATGTCTTCGTTCAACCCTTTGGGGGCAAACTCCATTTCGATCTCGGTTTCCCAGCCGTGCTTGTATTTGCCGGCCATCGACTGCACGGTTTCCACCGTCTCGCGATCGACGCCGTCACGCACCTCAACCGATTTGTCCAAAGCTGCCATTTGCGTCATCCCGTCTTGTGTCGCGGCAGGTTTGAACCTGCCTGTTGAAGTCTATCGCGCGTCCGAGCCCAAGCCTTGGCATAGGTCGCCGCAAATCGTAGCACGTCCTCGGTGCGCGTCTCCGGGCCGAAGGACACGCGCAAGGCCGATCCGGCGTTGATGTCGCTGTGCCCCATCGCCCGCAGAACCCGGCTGACCGAGACCTTGCCCGAGGAACAGGCTGACCCCGCGGAAACCGCGAACCCGGCCAAATCCATGGCCATGACCTGCGTCTCGCCTTTCCAGCCCGGGGCGATCATGCAGATCGTGTTCGGCAGCCGAGGCTGGTCCTTGCCAAGAAAGATAACCCCTGGGCAGTCCGCTTCCAGAGCCTGTTCCAGAATATTTCGGACCTGCGCGATTTTGTCCCACTCCCCATCCGCAAGATCGCGGGCGGCGGCTTCGGCGGCGGCCCCGAATCCGACGATGCCCAGCAGGTTCTCGGTCCCGGCACGGCGCCCCATCTCTTGTCCGCCACCTTTGATTTGCGCTTTCACATCAAGGCCTTGCCGGATTGCCACAGCCCCGACGCCCTTGGGGCCACCAAGCTTGTGCGCGCTGACCAAACCCATATCGACGCCCAGCCAGTTGAAGGCGAAAGGCAGCTTGCCAAAGGCCTGGGTCAGATCACTGACCGCCAGTCCGGTCGGCAGGTCCTGAACCACACCGGTTTCGGAATTGGCCAATTGAAGCGCCGACCGGGCCGGGTCGCTCAGGGTCACTTGGCCCGAGGGTGCGGTTGGCACGTCCGTCTGGCACCAGGCCGCGACGGCATCATGCTCGATGCCCGCACAATGCAGGTCGCGCCCGGCGCAGGCCAAGGCCGCCGCCTCGGTTGCTCCCGAGGTGAACACGATATCCGCCCCGTCCGCCCCCAAAGCCGCGGCGACTTGCGCCCGTGCGCGTTCGATCAAGCCCCGCACGACGCGGCCTTCGGCATGAATCGAACTCGCATTGCCGGTCACGTCCAAGGCGGCGATCATCGCGGCCTTGGCCTCGGCTCGCAGCGGGGTGCTGGCGTTCCAATCGAGATAGACGCGTGTGCTCATATGGTCACCTGAAACAATCCCGGCACGGCGGGGCACGGTTTCAGCGTGTTTCCGGCAATGTCGGCCAACGTGGTCTGGTGCAGGAACACATAGACCTGCGCCGACAGGCTCTCCCACAGGCGATTGGTCATGGATTGCGCCTGGCTGCCCGACACCCCGCCCGACGCCCCGGCCCCCAAGGCCATGGCGTTGACGGTTTCCTCGACCGCTTCCAACACTTCGGACACGCGAATATTGTCCGCATCACGCGCCAGACGATAGCCACCGCCCGGCCCGCGCACCGATTCGACCAACCCTGCCCGGCGCAATTTCACAAAAAGCTGTTCCAGATACGCTTGCGAGACATCTTGGCGGCGGGCAATTTCCGCCAGCGAAACATGCTTTCCGCCCGAACTGCGCACCAAAAGGGCCAGATCGACCATCGCAACCATCGCATAGCGGCCTTTCGTCGAGAGCTTCATGGTATTGACCCTTGCCCCACAGACAATGGGGTGCATAAACATTGACGTTTTGCGCGGGTTTGCATAACTGCTAGACCGCTCATACCGAGTCTGCGCCCAGTTCTGGGGCAGAAATTAGAACCGTTCTAGATATGCCGACTTCTTTTGTCAACAATGGAAGCCCGGCACTGGAACCCGCCCGAACGCGCAGAAGGTCCCCGGATGCCCGAAGTGATTTTTGCTGGCCCTGATGGCCGCCTCGAAGGCCGCTATCACCCTCAACCGAATCGTGACGCACCGATTGCCGTTGTGTTGCATCCGCATCCGCAGTTTGGCGGAACGATGAACAACAAGGTGGTCTATAACCTGCATTACGCGTTCCACCAGATGGGGTTCTCGGTGCTGCGGTTCAATTTTCGCGGTGTCGGTCGCAGCCAAGGCGAGTATGACCAAGGGATTGGCGAACTCAGCGATGCCGCCGCCGCCTTGGATTATCTGCAATCCATGAACCAGAACAGCCGTCATTGCTGGGTGGCGGGGTTCAGCTTTGGCGCGTGGATCGGGATGCAGTTGCTGATGCGCCGTCCGGACATCACCGGGTTCGTGTCGGTGGCGCCTCCGGCCAATCTTTATGACTTCAGCTTCCTGGCGCCCTGCCCTGCGTCGGGCCTGATCATCAACGGCACCGCCGACCGTATCGCGCCCCCCAAGGACGTGGCCAATCTGGTGTCCAAGCTGCATGAGCAGAAGGGCATCACGATCACCCACACCGAGATCGAAGGGTCGGATCACTTCTTCCGCGACGAGGAGGCTTATATGAATCCCATGCTGGAGCATGTGAAGACCTATGTGAGCCGCCGCCTGACCGAGGCCACACGGTAAGGAACCCGTGATTTCGGGCCGAGAACGCCCGAAATCGGTCATTGCCCGCTAAATAACCCTGCTTTTGTCCACAAACCTGCCGATCCTTGCCCGGTTTTTGCCCCGATCATGAACGATCAACGGGTCAGAAGCGAACCATGGGGCGCTGATCAACAGGTGACTCGCCAAGGCGCGAGAGAGACAGGAGCAGGGAATGAAGACGATGCGTTCAATGACGTTTGACAAGGGCACCAGTGGCATGAGCGGCTGGAATCCAACCGCGATCAGTAAGGACATGTTGCCCATGAGTGCCACGCAGTTGCGCGAGTCGATCCTCAAGCATATCGAATTCACCCAAGGCAAGGACCTCGCCCACGCCAGTGTCTATGACATGCGCATGGCGCTGACGATGGCGATCCGTGACCGCGTGATCGAGCCCTGGTTCCGCGCCACCCGTGCCACTTATGCCGCTCAGTCCAAGCGCGTCTACTATCTGTCGATGGAATTCCTGATCGGGCGTCTTTTGGAGGACGCGGTGATGAACCTTGGCCTGACCGACGCCGCGCATGAGGCGGTCACCGGGTTGGGCCATGATTTTCACACGGTCTTGAATGATGAGCCCGACGCCGCGCTTGGCAATGGCGGTCTGGGTCGATTGGCGGCCTGCTTCCTCGATTCCATGTCGACCCTCGCCTGCCCGGCCTATGGCTATGGAATCCGCTACGAACACGGGCTGTTTCGCCAGAGCTTTGGCCCCGATGGCCGCCAGATCGAGACCGCCGAGGATTGGCTGCGCCAAAGCCACGGTTGGGAATTTGCCCGCCCCGAAGCCGCGTTCCGCATCGGCTTTGGCGGTTCGGTCACCGAGGATGGCCGCTCGGCGGTCTGGACACCGGACAACGCGGTTGTCGCCAAAGCCTATGACACGCCGGTGATTGGCTGGCAGGGCAAATGGGCCAACACCCTGCGCCTGTGGAGCGCCGAAGCGCTCAGCAATTTCGACCTCGACGCCTTCAACAAAGGCGATTTCGCCGGGGCCGCAGCACCCGAGGCGCTGGCCCGCACGATCAGCCGCGTGCTCTATCCGGACGACACCACCGAACAGGGCAAGGAGTTGCGCCTCAAGCAGGAATTCTTCTTCACCGCCGCGTCCTTGCGCGACGTCCTGCGCCGGTTTTCAACTGAATGCACCGATCTGGCCGCCCTGCCCACCCGCGTGGCGATTCAGATGAATGACACGCATCCGGCGATTGCCGGCCCCGAATTGGTCCGCATCCTGCATGATGAGCGCGGCATGGGCTTTGACGAGGCTGTCAGCACTGCCCGCGCCTGCCTTGGCTACACGAACCACACGCTGTTGCCCGAAGCGCTGGAACGCTGGCCCGAGAGCCTCATGGCCCGCGTCCTGCCGCGCCACATGCAGTTGATCGAGCGCATCGACGATCTGCACGCCCGCCAGAACCCGACCCGCAAATCGACCATCCTTGAGGGGGGCGAGGTCAAGATGGGCGAATTGTCGTTCATCATGGCCAACAAGGTCAACGGTGTCTCGGCGCTGCACACGGAACTGGTGAAATCGACGGTGTTTGCCGATCTGCACGCGTTGCACCCCGACCGGATCGTCAACCAGACCAACGGCGTGACGCCGCGCCGCTGGCTGAAAGGCGCGAACCCTCGACTGTCGACATTGATCACCGACACGATCGGCGCAGGTTGGGAGGATGATCTGGAGCGCCTGTCCGAGCTGGAGCCTTCTATCGAGGACCGCGCCTTCCGCGATGCCTTTGCCAGCGTCAAGGCCCGTAACAAGGCCGATCTGGCCGCCTGGATCGCGAATGAAACCGGCGTCAAGGTCAACCCGAGCGCCATGTTTGACGTGCAGGTCAAACGCTTTCATGAGTACAAGCGCCAGCACCTGAACATTCTGGAAACCATCGCGCTCTGGCAGGAAATCCGCGCCAATCCGACCGCGAACTGGGCACCCCGCGTCAAGATCTTTGGCGGCAA
This region includes:
- a CDS encoding Rrf2 family transcriptional regulator; this encodes MKLSTKGRYAMVAMVDLALLVRSSGGKHVSLAEIARRQDVSQAYLEQLFVKLRRAGLVESVRGPGGGYRLARDADNIRVSEVLEAVEETVNAMALGAGASGGVSGSQAQSMTNRLWESLSAQVYVFLHQTTLADIAGNTLKPCPAVPGLFQVTI
- a CDS encoding cysteine desulfurase family protein; the encoded protein is MSTRVYLDWNASTPLRAEAKAAMIAALDVTGNASSIHAEGRVVRGLIERARAQVAAALGADGADIVFTSGATEAAALACAGRDLHCAGIEHDAVAAWCQTDVPTAPSGQVTLSDPARSALQLANSETGVVQDLPTGLAVSDLTQAFGKLPFAFNWLGVDMGLVSAHKLGGPKGVGAVAIRQGLDVKAQIKGGGQEMGRRAGTENLLGIVGFGAAAEAAARDLADGEWDKIAQVRNILEQALEADCPGVIFLGKDQPRLPNTICMIAPGWKGETQVMAMDLAGFAVSAGSACSSGKVSVSRVLRAMGHSDINAGSALRVSFGPETRTEDVLRFAATYAKAWARTRDRLQQAGSNLPRHKTG
- the sufB gene encoding Fe-S cluster assembly protein SufB, with product MAALDKSVEVRDGVDRETVETVQSMAGKYKHGWETEIEMEFAPKGLNEDIVRLISAKNGEPEWMTEWRLQAYRRWLEMESPDWAMLEIPEIDYQDQYYYAKPKSMMEKPKSLDDVDPKLLATYAKLGIPLQEQAVLAGVEGAELPRKVAVDAVFDSVSVGTTFKDELKKAGVIFCSITEAVREYPDLVRKYLGTVVPMSDNYFATLNCAVFTDGSFVYVPEGVRCPMELSTYFRINAENTGQFERTLIIAEKGAYVSYLEGCTAPKRDTTQLHAAVVEIVILEDAEVKYSTVQNWYPGDEEGKGGIYNFVTKRADCREDRAKVMWTQVETGSAITWKYPSCILRGDDTSGEFYSIAITNNWQQADTGTKMIHLGKNSKSRIVSKGISAGHAQNTYRGLVSMHPKALNSRNYTQCDSLLIGDLCGAHTVPYIEVRNASSRVEHEATTSKVDDDQLFYCRQRGMDEEEAVALVVNGFCRDVLQALPMEFAMEAQALVAISLEGSVG
- a CDS encoding alpha/beta hydrolase — protein: MPEVIFAGPDGRLEGRYHPQPNRDAPIAVVLHPHPQFGGTMNNKVVYNLHYAFHQMGFSVLRFNFRGVGRSQGEYDQGIGELSDAAAALDYLQSMNQNSRHCWVAGFSFGAWIGMQLLMRRPDITGFVSVAPPANLYDFSFLAPCPASGLIINGTADRIAPPKDVANLVSKLHEQKGITITHTEIEGSDHFFRDEEAYMNPMLEHVKTYVSRRLTEATR
- a CDS encoding SufB/SufD family protein, with the translated sequence MNTAVAHSPRAARFAARLVATEAALAPLQMPTSAAWLRRAREGAMARLKGMGLPEKRDEYWRYTDPARLLTSPAPSAKVFDASDEPAVFGAIDRLQLVFVDGVFDADASDDFASEGLEISRLAEVGQTDIHWSQELYGVLESEGHNPVARPLAALNSAMASDGVLIRATRRVERPVSLVYLRRDPGAEMVLHHVIRVESGAEMTLLESGPGAARSSIVMEAEIGDGGTLHHVRTMGRDHERVATTHIFARLGTASNLKSFTLSVNGALVRNEAMIWMHGADASAHIAGAAMGDGAFHHDDTVYVTHSAPNCESRQVFKKVLHNGAIGVFQGKIMVERAAQLTDGYQISQSLLMDERCQFLAKPELEIYADDVKCSHGSTSGEINPDQLFYLRARGVSEAEAKHLLILSFLSQALDEIARDDLADDMRVRLQGWLERHSD
- a CDS encoding YIP1 family protein, translated to MLRSYRTPRAVVRGLNQGSRREARILVYLMLACALFFVAQWPGIARSAQLDESQPFEARMSGALFGVMFIAPLVFYGIAGVLTLLLRVFVAKVDGFDIRLALFWALLVVSPLSLLQGLVTGIIGQGPQALATGIVIFAVFLMVLVAGLRVALEAALARG
- the sufC gene encoding Fe-S cluster assembly ATPase SufC; the encoded protein is MLNINNLHVELENEDKAILKGLTLNIEAGSVHAIMGPNGSGKSTLSYVLSGKDGYEVMSGSATLDGENLLDMAPEERAAAGLFLAFQYPVEIPGVGNMTFLRTAVNAQRKARGEPELSAGEFLKQVRAKAKELNIDADMLKRPVNVGFSGGEKKRNEILQMAMLEPRMCILDETDSGLDVDAMKLVADGVNALRSEGRAFLVITHYQRLLDHIKPDVVHILADGRIIKSGGPELALEVETNGYAGILAEVEA
- a CDS encoding glycogen/starch/alpha-glucan phosphorylase, translating into MLPMSATQLRESILKHIEFTQGKDLAHASVYDMRMALTMAIRDRVIEPWFRATRATYAAQSKRVYYLSMEFLIGRLLEDAVMNLGLTDAAHEAVTGLGHDFHTVLNDEPDAALGNGGLGRLAACFLDSMSTLACPAYGYGIRYEHGLFRQSFGPDGRQIETAEDWLRQSHGWEFARPEAAFRIGFGGSVTEDGRSAVWTPDNAVVAKAYDTPVIGWQGKWANTLRLWSAEALSNFDLDAFNKGDFAGAAAPEALARTISRVLYPDDTTEQGKELRLKQEFFFTAASLRDVLRRFSTECTDLAALPTRVAIQMNDTHPAIAGPELVRILHDERGMGFDEAVSTARACLGYTNHTLLPEALERWPESLMARVLPRHMQLIERIDDLHARQNPTRKSTILEGGEVKMGELSFIMANKVNGVSALHTELVKSTVFADLHALHPDRIVNQTNGVTPRRWLKGANPRLSTLITDTIGAGWEDDLERLSELEPSIEDRAFRDAFASVKARNKADLAAWIANETGVKVNPSAMFDVQVKRFHEYKRQHLNILETIALWQEIRANPTANWAPRVKIFGGKAAPGYVMAKEIIHLINNVARVINADKTTRDLLTVVYPANYNVTMAEHLIPASDLSEQISTAGKEASGTGNMKFSLNGALTIGTLDGANVEIRELVGPENFFLFGMTADEVVECRKNPAHMAEAIAKSSRLKRAIDQIESGVFSHGDTTTYAALINNLRTHDYFTVCADFDSYWNVQRQVDAAWGDQDHWTRMAALNSARSGWFSSDRTIKGYMNDIWSIKPMH